In Phaseolus vulgaris cultivar G19833 chromosome 10, P. vulgaris v2.0, whole genome shotgun sequence, a single genomic region encodes these proteins:
- the LOC137816065 gene encoding uncharacterized protein yields MAEDFPSIISKAVENSTRKLQDDLFTLRAENNSIRIEAERVSQWESSKEMFDTLEVTHEGTNDVKRARKYTLIQEYEMFRMLKGESIADVQKRFTHIVNHLMILGKVFDKKELNMKILKCLDRSW; encoded by the exons atggcggaggatttcccctccattatatctaaagctgtggagaactccaccaggaagctccaggatgacctcttcacaCTCCGAGCTGAGAATAActccataaggattgaggcagagag ggtctctcaatgggAATCTTCTAAGGAGATGTTTGATACTctagaggtaactcatgaaggaacaaacgATGTAAAGAGGGCAAGGAAatatactctaatccaagagtatgagatgttcagaatgctcaaaggagAATCAATTGCAGATGTGCAAAAGCGGTTCACTCACATTGTCAATCACCTTATGATTCTAGGAAAGGTCTTTGACAAAAAAGAGTTGAATATGAAGAttctcaaatgtcttgatagatcttggtga